The proteins below are encoded in one region of Candidatus Cloacimonadota bacterium:
- a CDS encoding alanine--glyoxylate aminotransferase family protein — protein MKKYLMAPGPTPVPEEILLTMAEPMVHHRTPEFKEKVGKALKGLQYIFQTEKDILIFSSSGTGAMEGAVANVLNKGDKALVILSGKFGERWQELIEKFQAEAIVIDLVWGSAVTPEQVKKALEENPDIKAVYTQLTETSSGVVMPIKELGEIVSKTDALLVVDAISGLGGQEFYMDKWNVDIAVAGSQKGLMLPPGHAYAAVNEKAWKVIEKNEQPHFYFDWLTYKKKLMGSNTDPFTGSVLHVKGLLKAIERIEELGIENLFKRYKVLAKATQAAVKALGLELLSDSPCDVETACKIPDSVDGLLLVKQLRTKYGFTIAGGQSRLKGKIFRIAHMGYIECFDIIIMISALEMVLKDLGWDFETGAGITAAQKVLIAEYQF, from the coding sequence ATGAAAAAATACCTGATGGCACCAGGACCCACACCGGTTCCTGAAGAAATATTACTAACAATGGCAGAGCCGATGGTTCACCATCGTACTCCCGAATTTAAAGAAAAAGTCGGAAAAGCTTTGAAAGGTTTGCAATATATTTTTCAAACGGAAAAAGATATTCTGATTTTTTCCTCAAGTGGTACCGGAGCAATGGAAGGTGCAGTAGCAAATGTCCTCAATAAAGGGGATAAAGCACTTGTAATTCTAAGTGGAAAATTCGGTGAAAGATGGCAAGAGCTTATCGAAAAATTCCAGGCAGAAGCAATCGTTATAGATCTTGTTTGGGGCAGTGCGGTAACACCGGAACAAGTCAAAAAAGCACTCGAAGAAAATCCCGATATCAAAGCTGTTTACACTCAATTAACCGAAACATCCTCCGGCGTAGTTATGCCGATTAAAGAGCTCGGCGAAATCGTCAGCAAAACAGATGCCCTTCTCGTTGTGGATGCTATTTCCGGACTTGGTGGGCAAGAATTCTATATGGATAAATGGAATGTGGATATTGCTGTTGCCGGTTCACAAAAAGGTTTGATGCTTCCTCCTGGTCACGCTTATGCAGCTGTAAATGAGAAAGCATGGAAAGTTATCGAAAAGAATGAACAACCTCATTTTTATTTCGACTGGTTGACATACAAGAAAAAATTAATGGGCTCAAACACAGATCCGTTTACCGGTTCTGTTTTGCATGTTAAAGGGCTTTTAAAAGCTATCGAAAGAATCGAAGAACTTGGCATAGAAAATCTCTTCAAACGCTACAAAGTTTTGGCAAAAGCTACTCAAGCAGCTGTTAAAGCACTTGGTTTAGAGTTATTGTCTGATTCTCCCTGCGATGTGGAAACTGCCTGCAAAATTCCGGACTCCGTTGATGGATTGCTACTTGTTAAGCAGCTTCGTACTAAATACGGATTTACAATTGCAGGTGGACAATCCCGCTTGAAAGGTAAAATATTCCGAATCGCTCACATGGGTTATATTGAGTGCTTTGATATTATCATTATGATCTCTGCTCTCGAAATGGTGCTTAAGGATCTCGGCTGGGATTTTGAAACAGGTGCTGGTATTACCGCAGCTCAAAAAGTCCTAATTGCCGAATATCAATTCTAA